In Nitrospirota bacterium, the following are encoded in one genomic region:
- the radA gene encoding DNA repair protein RadA → MKLKSLFICQACGYSSAKWMGRCPDCNGWNTIAEESVNAVPLTTRSPDSEIIPCVLDDIEYEKGDRLLTGIGEFDRVLGGGIVPGSVVLIGGDPGIGKSTLLLQVAEKVTDVTKKVLYISGEESPAQIKLRSERLDVSSKGLYIVSETSLDEILIHLQKSAYNALIVDSIQTMYTAAISSAPGSVSQVRETASILMNYAKKNGVPVFIVGHVTKDGTIAGPRVLEHIVDTVLYFEGDRGHPYRILRSVKNRFGSTHEIGVFEMREGGLEEVSNPSSLFLSERTAGSAGSVVAASIEGSRPILTEIQALVSASPFGIPKRGAIGVDYNRLLLLVGVLDKRVGIHIQGQDIFVNVVGGLELSEPAIDLSIIAALTSSFREIPIDPETVVFGEVGLGGEVRGVTSADVRVKESAKLGFKRCIIPERNAGQLSINTNVEVIGVSTVKSAIDAMFF, encoded by the coding sequence ATGAAACTGAAGAGTCTGTTTATATGTCAAGCCTGTGGTTATAGTTCAGCTAAATGGATGGGACGGTGTCCCGATTGCAACGGATGGAATACTATAGCGGAAGAGAGTGTCAATGCCGTACCGCTTACCACCAGGAGCCCTGATTCAGAAATTATCCCCTGTGTACTTGATGATATAGAGTATGAGAAGGGTGACAGACTGCTGACCGGAATCGGGGAGTTCGACAGAGTACTGGGCGGTGGAATTGTCCCGGGATCAGTTGTTCTGATAGGCGGAGACCCTGGAATTGGAAAGTCAACACTTCTCCTGCAGGTTGCTGAGAAAGTAACAGACGTTACAAAAAAAGTTCTGTATATATCAGGTGAAGAATCACCTGCACAGATTAAGCTCCGGTCTGAAAGGCTTGATGTTTCTTCAAAAGGCCTTTACATCGTATCTGAGACTTCCTTAGATGAAATACTGATACACCTTCAGAAGTCAGCATACAATGCCCTGATAGTTGACTCTATACAAACCATGTATACTGCCGCTATTTCTTCAGCCCCGGGCAGTGTTAGTCAGGTGCGTGAAACAGCCTCTATCCTGATGAATTATGCAAAAAAGAACGGGGTACCTGTTTTTATTGTCGGTCATGTTACAAAGGATGGGACAATCGCGGGTCCGAGGGTGCTGGAGCATATCGTTGATACTGTTTTGTATTTTGAAGGTGACAGGGGACATCCATACAGAATATTAAGGTCAGTAAAAAATCGTTTTGGGTCTACCCATGAAATAGGGGTGTTTGAAATGAGGGAAGGCGGTCTTGAGGAGGTATCAAATCCTTCAAGTCTTTTTTTGTCAGAGAGGACAGCAGGTTCAGCAGGTTCAGTTGTAGCAGCCAGCATAGAGGGTAGCCGGCCCATACTGACCGAGATTCAGGCACTGGTCAGCGCATCTCCTTTTGGTATACCTAAGAGGGGGGCAATCGGTGTTGACTATAACCGGTTGCTGCTTCTGGTCGGGGTTCTTGACAAAAGAGTCGGTATCCATATTCAGGGCCAGGACATTTTTGTCAATGTCGTTGGAGGTCTTGAGTTAAGTGAGCCTGCTATTGACCTGAGCATTATAGCCGCTCTGACATCAAGTTTCAGGGAGATTCCTATTGATCCGGAAACGGTGGTTTTTGGGGAAGTTGGTCTGGGTGGTGAAGTTCGTGGCGTGACCTCCGCGGACGTCAGGGTAAAGGAGTCCGCAAAGTTGGGTTTTAAACGTTGTATAATTCCTGAGCGTAATGCAGGTCAGCTTTCCATAAATACCAATGTTGAGGTAATTGGAGTTTCAACGGTCAAGAGTGCGATTGATGCGATGTTTTTCTGA
- a CDS encoding PilZ domain-containing protein, translating to MNKERRRFLRAPLSLIIKYHSPESIVIEEGFTSVIGGGGLFIETFHPFSIDDVITMELFLPGDIDKTVMKGLVVWSRIEFARDFVPGMGIKFVNISSKDKKKISELVTRTLGGNADGGE from the coding sequence ATGAATAAGGAACGACGACGATTTTTACGCGCTCCTCTTTCCCTGATTATAAAGTACCATAGTCCTGAAAGCATAGTGATAGAGGAGGGTTTCACCTCAGTTATCGGGGGAGGTGGTCTGTTTATAGAGACTTTTCACCCGTTCTCAATAGACGATGTCATTACAATGGAATTGTTCCTGCCGGGAGATATTGACAAGACTGTTATGAAAGGATTGGTAGTATGGAGCAGAATAGAATTTGCAAGGGACTTTGTTCCCGGTATGGGTATAAAATTCGTAAATATTTCGTCGAAGGATAAGAAAAAAATCAGTGAATTAGTCACACGGACACTGGGAGGCAATGCAGATGGAGGGGAGTAG
- a CDS encoding amidophosphoribosyltransferase yields the protein MCGIFGIFNHNEAANLTYLGLHGLQHRGQEGSGIVSCDGSKLYSKKGMGLVSEIFKDDNFEFLKGRSAIGHNRYSTCGDSIIENVQPVVVNFAMGSLALAHNGNLVNASFLRRELEAHGSIFQSSIDSEVIVHLIALSREKTILDRIIDALKKVKGAYSMLILTDKEMIGVRDSYGFRPLSLGEINGSLVLSSETSSFELIGARFIRDILPGEVVVINNNGLTSYMPFDKVNEAFCIFEHIYFARPDSYVYGESVNSIRKKMGVELAKESAVDADIVIPVPDSGTPAAMGFAEGSGIPFDNGLIRSHYVGRTFIVPKQSIRNFGVRLKLNPVKEVLKGKRVVVVDDSIVRGTTSKKIVTMIREAGAVEVHMRIASPPVKYSCFYGIDTPTRRELIASNMEVEDIGRQITADTLAYLSIEGMLKAVSNPPDKFCVACFNGDYPIPFSDDEINQLGLFDV from the coding sequence ATGTGCGGAATATTTGGCATCTTTAATCATAACGAGGCAGCAAACCTCACATATCTGGGGCTCCATGGTCTTCAACACAGAGGGCAGGAAGGGTCAGGAATAGTATCATGTGATGGCAGTAAACTTTACAGCAAAAAAGGGATGGGACTTGTTTCCGAGATCTTCAAGGATGATAATTTCGAATTTCTGAAGGGGAGGAGCGCTATAGGTCACAACAGATACTCAACTTGCGGCGATAGTATCATCGAAAATGTGCAGCCTGTAGTTGTAAACTTTGCAATGGGCTCTCTTGCACTGGCCCATAACGGTAATTTAGTCAACGCATCCTTTCTCAGGCGTGAGCTGGAGGCACATGGCTCAATCTTTCAGTCTTCTATTGACAGTGAGGTCATTGTCCACCTGATAGCGCTTTCCAGAGAGAAGACTATACTTGATAGAATAATAGATGCACTGAAAAAGGTAAAAGGCGCATACTCGATGCTGATACTTACGGATAAGGAGATGATTGGTGTAAGGGATTCCTATGGTTTTCGTCCACTGTCACTTGGTGAAATCAACGGGTCTCTTGTACTTTCTTCCGAGACAAGTTCCTTTGAGTTGATAGGCGCACGTTTTATTCGGGACATCCTGCCGGGAGAAGTTGTAGTCATAAATAATAATGGACTGACATCATATATGCCATTTGATAAAGTAAATGAGGCGTTTTGTATTTTTGAGCATATCTACTTTGCACGTCCTGACAGTTATGTGTATGGTGAGAGCGTCAATAGTATACGGAAGAAGATGGGTGTAGAACTGGCTAAAGAATCGGCGGTTGATGCTGATATTGTTATCCCTGTTCCTGACTCCGGAACCCCTGCTGCCATGGGCTTTGCCGAGGGCAGCGGTATTCCGTTTGACAACGGACTTATCAGGAGTCATTATGTTGGTCGGACATTCATTGTTCCAAAGCAATCCATTAGAAACTTTGGCGTAAGACTGAAACTGAACCCTGTTAAAGAAGTGTTGAAAGGAAAAAGGGTCGTAGTTGTGGATGATTCCATCGTCAGGGGTACCACAAGCAAGAAGATAGTAACAATGATACGGGAGGCAGGGGCAGTCGAGGTTCATATGCGGATAGCATCACCGCCTGTAAAATACTCCTGTTTTTATGGTATAGATACACCTACAAGAAGGGAGCTTATTGCCTCGAATATGGAGGTTGAAGATATCGGCAGGCAAATAACGGCAGATACCCTCGCATATCTGAGTATAGAGGGGATGTTAAAGGCCGTCAGCAACCCGCCGGATAAATTCTGTGTTGCTTGTTTTAATGGGGATTATCCTATTCCGTTTAGTGATGACGAAATAAATCAGCTTGGTCTTTTTGACGTATGA